The genomic segment GTTCCATGAACCTGTCGGCATTTCGAGTAAAAGCGCCTTTGTGTTACTTGGATTGGTGGAGCAGATAAATACTACTGCTGATAAAAGGGACTACTTATGGTATTCTATAAGGTATACATACTTTCTctcataaaaatgcaattgctGAGGAAGATGAGAGTCATTTGAAGCTTTTCTCTTGTTTCCCAGCACCCAAATAAACGGGAACGACACTTTGCTTCGAGATGGATCTCAGATACTACTTCATGTTGATTCACTTGGTCATGACCTATATGCATTTGCCAATGGAAAGCTTGCAGGTTATCGACTATATTTGCTCATAATATTCGCTCATTGACATAACTTACGGTAAAGGGTTGCCTTGACAAGAGCCTTCTCTCGTGTTTCAAGTTCACCGAGAGTTTGCCTAATAAAAATGTGAAGGTGTGTCTCTCAAGTTGGCACATGGAAAAGGGCCCAGCTCAACTACCGGGTAATTGATGGGTTGGTTGGAATCTAACTACCAAGGGGAAACAAACTTGGGAAACAACCGGATGGAGGCCAATGTGGTTATATAAAAGAGGAAAGAGAGAACACAATGAAAAGGCTTCACAGATACATTCAAAGAAGTTACAGAGGGACGCAAGAAGAGAAAAAGAAGGAGAGGAAGGCACAACAGCTTTCTGAGAGAGTTTCATAGCTTCTTCTCTTTGTATTCTTTTTGGTTTTTAACACAGGATCTGTACTTGTAATCCATCTTTGATCAATACAATTTGGTTGCCCTCCCGTGGACATAGGCGAATTCCGTCGAACCACGTAAATACTTTTGCACTTTCTTCAGTAGCGTGAGTTGTGAGTAATCTGGCGTGCATGCATGAACATTGAGCAAGTCCAAGAACGATCGACAAGATAAGGAACGAACTctaacaaaaaatataaaatgatcGTTATCTAGGGAGTGGAAAAGGCAGCAAAAGCAATAATAAGGCTTCGCTAGAGGTTCCGGTGTCCCTCGAGCCTGGAAACAATAGAATAGATCTCTTGAGTTTGACAGTGGGGCTAAAGGTCTCAAACTTTCTGAGCTTTATTTTTCAATATCGATGAGTTGATTTATGTTCTAATAGTATGGTATGCCTGATCCAGAATTATGGAGCTTTCTTTGATTTAACGGGAGCTGGAATTACTGGTCCTGTGCAGTTGAAAAGTTCAAGTAATGGCTCAACCATTGATCTTTCCTCAGAATCTTGGACATATCAGGTTGCGGAATTCAACTTTTCTTCATATTCAATGAAGTTAAAAGTAATTATGCTATCATTGTGAGATTTTCTTACTTCGAAATATGTTAAACAGATTGGTTTGAAAGGGGAAGAATTAGGCCTGTCTGGAGGTGGTTCCCCCCCACTGTGGGTAACGGGCCTGTTTTGCCTAAGAAGACACCTTTGACATGGTACAAGGTGATGGCATTTTTTCGAGTGACATTAAATGTTTTGAGTATCCGTTCTGCATATTCTTAGGTTGCCCAAACTCGAAAACCCCTTTCTCTAGTTATAGTTCTTGGTTATTTTTCCGCTTTCTGATTCAATTTTGATCCAGACAATGTTTGTTGCTCCTGCTGGAACAAGTCCTTTTGTGAAAGACTTTACAGGAATGGGAAAGGGTCAGGCCTGGGTGAACGGGCAGAGCGTTGGACGATATTGGCCGTCGAATGCTGCAAATCCGAATGGTAAATGCACCGATACATGCGACCACAGAGGAAATTATGACCAAAACAAATGCCTGAAAAACAGTGGAAAGGCAACTCAAGAGCAGTAAGTCAAGAACCTAAATTTCTACTGAACTCCTTATTCTAACCACCTAACTAATATTCATGTCTTAATGAGTATAATCTCGCAGATACCACGTCCCACGATCATGGCTTAAACCATTCGGAAACGTCCTGGTTCAGTTGGAAGAAGCCGGTGGCGATCCAACTGCTGTATCTTTTGGAACTAGAGAAACGGGACATATATGTTCTGAAGTTTCAGAAAATTACCCGATCCCGTTAGATATGTGGAGCTCTGACCACTTACAAAGCAAGAATGTAAAACCGACCCTTTCTCTCCAGTGTCCCTCTCGTAATCAAGTCATATCAGAGCTCCAATTCGTGAGCTTCGGAAATCCTCATGGAGCATGCGGTAGTTTCTCACATGGTCTATGCAGGAGCAAACGTGCTAGGCGAGTAGTCCATCAGGTCAGCCCTTGTCTTTTCCCTTGATTTTCGACACTAGAGATGTCTTTTGCTCATGACTTGAGATTACAACCTCTTTTTCAGGCTTGTATGGGGAAGGCAAAATGCAGTTTTGAGGTCTCTGTGAATGCTTTTGGTGACCCTTGTGTAAATGTTACAAAGAGCTTAGCTGTAGAAGCTTCATGCAGCTAGTTGAGTTAAACAAATCGAAATATTTCATGACTTTATTGACCTAACCAGGAAAGAGGAGGTTGTCAGTATACTTCTTAATCTTAATTGACTGAAATTTGTGGGGTTTTCGAATTTGATCGAAGCATCTTAGCAGTATACTTGAGGCTGTTACATATACTGACTGGCCCCGTTGAAGCTGTTCTGAGGAACTCTAACATAGTGTGGTCTAGATGAGTAAGATTTTGACCAGAATAATGTTAGATATCATCTTGTAATTCTTCTGTGTATTATTTTGGACATGGCTTACCTTTTGTTTCTTACACTGTACAATTAAGTTGACAGTTTTCCTTccaaaactaaataaaattttgacatTTTATTATCTTTCGaaaaagtttttaaaatatgagaataaaatctatctatctatctatatatatatatatatatatatatattgcattaaAGGAAAAGTGAaatttgtaatatatatatatatatatatatatatatatataatgcaaaacaaaatataatacTCAAATATAATTTGTCCACCCCAGCATCTTTCAACTTCTAAAAAGTGAGTGTAATTTACATTCTAAAAAGTGTTGATAACCCTAAATTTTATCTTTTTGATTTGATCTTTCACAAGATTATCCCTAGATATTACTTTctttatattataaaactttGCTTCAACCATAAAAAAGTTCAAATGCAATGCTTTTGCATGTTAAGTAttaaaattgttttatttaaaatattctcaataatttttattatatataaatatcacataaaataaagaaaaaattatatcattttattctCAAGTTTTGTTTCATAGATTATCTAAACCTGTAGCAGAGATGTACAAAATttcgtttatatatatatatatatttacaaaaCACGTGTGTGTACAAAATTTGTAAAAAGCTTGTGATAAAATGTGAAGCATATtaaaattcgagattaaaagtaaaatattttattttgttttatattaattttcaaaatatctaTAATACCTCCTAGCAATTagcttaatattttttaaaagtaaaaatattattattcactTTATGTTGGTATAGGCTATATATTGAATCTAAAAGGGGAAAATCATACATATAAATTACATGCACGGAGAGGCAAGTAAGTCCACTGCCACACGGCCCCATCTCAATTTCAGCGTCTCTACGTATGAAACGCGATCAATTGGAGAGTAAGTGCATTGATTTGCAGGAGGGGGAGCAGAATCTCTTCAAAACATCGGCTTCCTCGCATATCTTACCAGAAAACTCAGATCCTTCTAGTCGTTGGAGTTCAAATTGGGACTCGCGCTTAATCCTCGTCTTTGTTACCTGAATTTTCGACGAAATATATTTCGACGGTAATAAATATAAGGGCTTGCTTTGGAATTGGTGTTAAGTGGAGATCTAACCTGCTTCTCCGTTGGTCTGATCATTTGCTTAATGATTTCTTGGAGTTTCTTTTATGGGTTTCTGAGAGTCGGATCGTTTGCTGATTTCTGAGCGAGGGCTTCTTTTTGTTTCCATCCTTCGTCATTATCCTAATTCTCAGGGGAGGTAAGGTGAGTAAATTCTTTTGAGTTTAGGCTTTTCTGTTGATTGGATTCTTTTATGAACTTTACAAATTTTAGGTCATGTCATTCACTGAATCTCGTGGACTCGTTGCCATTTCTTGAAATTGGAACAAAATTTAAATGGACCTGATTGAGAAAAAATTACAATTATTTTTCTCGTTTGTTGAATTATAATATTGCCATCTTGATTTGAGAAAATACTCCATTGGTTTTGTTGTTTTCTGTTGTATGATTTGTGGTTGCAAAAGGCTGAGGAATAATTGATTTGGAAAAGCAGGAAATTGAAGGCTTGGTCCACGCTGATATATCTTCCTTCGTATACTGTTACATTTAGCAAACTGAAAACAGAGTGTTCGCTATGTTCTCATGGAATTGCGAGGGGCTCTATTGGATCAGTTGTTTCATGCATTTTGCTGAATGGCATCCCAAGGAATCGTGTAGCTGATTGTAAAGTACAATTTGCGTATTTTCATTTTCCTTGTAGAAGAGGTAATGATTAACTTTAATTCAAATTTGGAATACATAATATATCTCAGTATGTTCTGTGATATGTTGCAGACTGCTGGAATAGATTGAAATGGAGTAATTCCATTTGCAGTAACCAGTCACAATGTACTGCTGCAGCTGTGGCATGCATCCTTTTTATTGGTTGTTGAATGAACAGTCTGGTCCTAATTTTTAGAtttgttatttttgtttctTCAGGTTTTTGAGATCGAGCTTGTTCCGTGATTTTGTATTGCAACTTCTCGGTTTTTCAGACTTTTAGTTTTGTGACATTTAGGAGAATTCAGTTGAGCTAAGTAACAGAAAATGGGTTGCTGTGAGTGTTTTGGTTTCACCTTTGCAAAGAAACCCAAGAAGTTTATCCGACCCAGTGGGGGGTTACCCAATAACACTTCCCAGGAGTTCTTGTTGGATGAAGAGACAGGCGATGAAGAAGACGACTCTTTTGATGGTGACACGACTGATATAGGGAATGGGGGTGAATCTGATTTCCAAAGTCCTACAAAACGATCAGAGGAAATTCTCATGCTCCGGATGCAGCGTGGACTTGTTTGCAGAGAGTTCCCTGTTAAAGAAACTCACATTGTCCTTCGTTCAGAGGTTAGCTGCAACACAGATATTCTTATTTTATTCCTTACAAGTACTTGCAAATAATAATCTTCTAAGCTGTTGTGTGCTCACACTTTAAAATATTTGCTTTATACAGTATCAAACAAAACTAGGCAAAaatgtgattttaaaatttcaaattgcaTTCTGATTCTCTTCCTGCTccttcaattttatttattctttggTGCTCTTTTCTGCTCCTGAGTGATGACAAGGTTCATTCTCCAACATCAATCTAAAGAGGCACCAGCCACCATTGAGTGTGAATGTACTTTTTATGGATATTGTAAAAAACTTACTGAGTCGCATTAAAGTATAGCATCTGAGAGCTTCTTAGGACTGAAACAGTGTTATGCTTTGTGGTTGCTGAAATTTAAAGGACATTTGTATTTTGGAAGAATGAGGTTGCTCTTGACTGCTTTTTTTATTAGAATTATCTACATTTTTTATATGGGTCAAAGGAGATTTACTTTGATGGTTGTAATGTATTCAGTATTGGACGTAATTCTGCTAGTATTTAACTTGTATAAATGCAGGATGAATACGGAAATAAGATGGTTAATGAATATGTCCGTGAACACAAAATAGGTGCTGGAAGCTATGGAAAAGTGGTGAGCCTAAATGCTATGGATACATACCTTCATGGGTTTTCTGTATGAAATATCACATGTAATTTTTGGCCTTGAATGTGTAGAATCTCTATCGAAGCCGTTTGGATGGCAAACATTATGCAATAAAGGTAATGTCTTTTGTCTTGCTCAAATCTTAGCTATTTATGTCTGCAGTCACTTAATCcgtaaaaaattcaaaaccttCTTTtgggtaaaaatattttccccttgCTCTGATCTGTCTTAAACCCCCCACTTCACACACAATTAATCTTGTGCTGATCATATAATTCAAACATGAATACTCAAATATGTTGATCAGCAGAGAACTTTATTTTACTTTATGTTGGGGTGAAGTACAGCGCTTTAGAAGTCAAGGAGGTATCGGGATGAAAAAGTAATGTTCTTATATTCACGGTTCCAAATTCTCAGTTGGTGATTATAATTGAGTCATTTGCAGAGGATCAAGGGCTATCCTTTTGTTATAAATGCTTCATCGATATTCAAATTATAGCTTTATACGATTCAACACAGGTATTTCACAAGTCTCATTTGTTAAAGCTGCGAGTTGGACCCTCAGAAACTGCCATGACTGATGTTTTCCGTGAGGTACTTGAGTATTTCATTTTGTATGTCATCTATTGGGGTGGTGAAGAGCATGAATAACAAATGAATTCTAAAAGTCTCGCTTCTCGGAAATGCTTCCGGTGATTCTCCGATTATCATTGATGCTTTCACTGTTTTTCCTACTTAGATGAATTCTGTGCTTTCAGGTTTCTATCATGAAAGTATTGGGTCATCCAAATATTGTCAATCTCATTGAGGTCATCGATGACCCCACGACAGATCAGTTTTTTATGGGTACTCTATACTTACTCCTCCTTTGTACCTTTTTAGCCAATAATTTCTGTTTATGTGACTATAAAACTACTGTTGTTCAGTTCTTGAATATGTAGAAGGCAAATGGGTCTGCGAGGATACTGGTCCTGTTAGTAGCGTAGGAGAAGACACTGCTCGGAAGTACTTGCGTGACATTATTTCTGGTTTGATGTATCTTCATTCTCATGTATGATGTTCAGACTACttctagaaaaaaaaaatagtttatcacaataatttcaaatatgttTTCCCTCGATTTTTCAAGTTATCTTTTAAATAACATCACCTAATTATGAATTATATGTACTCATGTGTATTTAATATATTCTTTTACATAAACAGCGAtataattgaaaaaatatatagttCGTAGAAATATCCTTAAATCAAGTTTCAGATATTCTGGAAATTAACCTCTTTTTGCCTATTCCATTCACATCATTTCTTCGTACTGGATAAATTTTTGGATCATAGAATCAAAATCAGAGGCTTTCGTAACAGCGTACTTCCACATGTGGATATCCGAACATGGAAAAATTTCAGAAATTCTGTTGATTTCTCTTTTCTAGGATGTATTTTTTATGCCATCTGCAAAAAAATCTAATTTTACGTTTTACGAGTAAAAAAAAAGCTGGAAATTAACTTGGAATGTTGTTTTCCGATAATAACAGAATATAGTGCATGGGGATATCAAACCTGATAACTTATTAATTACTGGTTCTGGCACTATTAAGATCGGGGATTTCAGCGTCAGCCAGGTTTTTGAGGTAAGAAATTACGAGTAGTAGATTTCAGCATGAATCATGAGTATTTTACTTGTGAATCACTTATGTGGTCTATCTAGAAATTTATTGTtaatatgtgtgttttaatGGTTGAGTTTTTTGTTGTCGCATAGGAGGTGGTAAACTGAAATATGAATGTGAGGATCCAAATGGATTACTTTTGAAAAATGACATTGAGTAATCTTTGTCAACTTATACCATAGTTATTTTCAATTATCACCATACGCTCTAACCTTTTGCATTAGGGTGATAATGATGAGCTCCGTCGGTCTCCTGGAACTCCAGTATTTACTGCACCTGAGTGTTGTTTAGGTGTAATCTATCGTGGAAAAGCTGCTGATACATGGGCAGTTGGAGTAACTTTGTACTGCATGGTTCTGGGTAATTACCCTTTTCTAGGAGAGACTTTACAAGATACATATGACAAGGTGTGGagagtcaaatcacaattcttCCATCTTTCATAAAGTTTCATGTCTATTAACCGATTTTGCTCGTTTCAGATAGTAAATAACCCGTTGTTACTCCCGGATGATATGAACCCTCTCTTGAAGAAGCTGCTTGAGGGCCTTCTATGCAAAGGTCAGGCGATTATTGGTTTCATTTTCAGTATTCATGGATGTGTTTTGAAAGATAAGTTTTGAAAAAAGTGAGTTGTACGGAAATTTTTTTGTATGAGATAAATTTTATAACAGATGCCATGTCATGTAAAAATTTGTTGGTCAGTGAAGTCGCATCACatacatttgaattattttaatggaGTACGACGTGTTTTGCAATTTTAAGATAAAGCATATCATGTTATGTAGTATATGACATACTGATTGAGTACTTTTGCAAAATGATGGAAAACATTTTCCCCGTGTATACATTACTTCTCTTTTTGTGTCgccatttatttgattttattctGCAGATCCTACACTACGGATGACTCTAGAGGATGTTGCCCAGCACGAATGGGTCATGGGAGGAGATGGGCCGATTCTTGAGTACTTGTGTTGGTGTAAGCGCAACAATCTTGAGAAAAGAGTGTCTGCAGAGAGTGAAGCAGATGCTCAAACTTGACGAATCCTTATAAAAGTAATGTTGCTGCACAGAAGTCTTTGGTAATACAAATATTTGTCGCTTTGAGAATCGGAAAAGTATACATAAATCGAATAGGGATGTTTACA from the Primulina tabacum isolate GXHZ01 chromosome 8, ASM2559414v2, whole genome shotgun sequence genome contains:
- the LOC142553498 gene encoding serine/threonine-protein kinase GRIK1-like, giving the protein MGCCECFGFTFAKKPKKFIRPSGGLPNNTSQEFLLDEETGDEEDDSFDGDTTDIGNGGESDFQSPTKRSEEILMLRMQRGLVCREFPVKETHIVLRSEDEYGNKMVNEYVREHKIGAGSYGKVNLYRSRLDGKHYAIKVFHKSHLLKLRVGPSETAMTDVFREVSIMKVLGHPNIVNLIEVIDDPTTDQFFMVLEYVEGKWVCEDTGPVSSVGEDTARKYLRDIISGLMYLHSHNIVHGDIKPDNLLITGSGTIKIGDFSVSQVFEGDNDELRRSPGTPVFTAPECCLGVIYRGKAADTWAVGVTLYCMVLGNYPFLGETLQDTYDKIVNNPLLLPDDMNPLLKKLLEGLLCKDPTLRMTLEDVAQHEWVMGGDGPILEYLCWCKRNNLEKRVSAESEADAQT